The following proteins are co-located in the Vigna angularis cultivar LongXiaoDou No.4 chromosome 2, ASM1680809v1, whole genome shotgun sequence genome:
- the LOC108327658 gene encoding protein DOWNSTREAM OF FLC: MTPVLKILFRKSSSLGSIRNSQVQVLAIFETNVTFYIEGARVGIQCKERKTLKEVFYTEGVTDSMGTYHIDVENDDGNHICQCMLVKSPIQWCSTPDSGRDRSSIVLTHHKNGIVNHLHYANCMGYLSDQSLPQCHKLLKYYLADSDF, encoded by the exons ATGACGCCTGTCCTGAAAATCCTATTCAGAAAAAGTTCAAGTCTTGGCAGTATAAGAAACTCACAAGTTCAAGTCTTGGCAATATTCGAAACCAATGTCACCTTTTACATTGAAG GTGCAAGGGTTGGAATTCAGTGCAAAGAAAGGAAGACCTTGAAGGAAGTTTTCTACACGGAGGGTGTGACGGATTCGATGGGAACATACCACATTGATGTTGAAAATGACGATGGCAACCATATTTGCCAATGCATGCTTGTTAAAAGCCCTATTCAATGGTGTAGTACCCCAGATTCTGGGCGTGACAGATCCAGCATAGTACTAACCCACCACAAAAATGGCATAGTCAACCATCTTCACTATGCTAATTGCATGGGTTACCTCAGTGACCAGTCCTTGCCTCAATGCCACAAACTGCTTAAATACTATTTGGCAGACTCCGATTTTTga
- the LOC108328022 gene encoding protein ALTERED PHOSPHATE STARVATION RESPONSE 1 isoform X2, translated as MKMGCVNSKTDKNEALRLCKERKRLIKVAIDSRHALAAAHLSYIRSLRNIGVALRRYAEAEMLLESSLSVSDHTPSQSTYPSPSPSESPSNNESHHHVSYMNTGGCEAVTVMINPHAENLLVDEAFESDASWDFFDAADSAKSSEFTGHASHYKDEEETDSFLDASRGNDYCSLSVECCKQKGCGEMRQSESSTDVGIVGRLSSKNNKNVAVNTEMEDPSEFISHRAKDFLSSVKVIGHRFVRASESGREVSRLLEANKLKSSTTIFLAAFILACFSENAIPAISQEPAQKIISWKRTESSQSGSIRNPLVKTSKTYMDDSGSDFFEEPCMIAGSHSCTLERLYAWERKLYDEVKAGEFIRKKFDRKCDQLRHQFAKDESSRVIDKTRSIVKDLYSRITVAIYSADLISKRIEMIRDEELFPQLLELTQGLMRMWKAMLECHHAQYITMSLAYHSRSSMRSLEGDTRREITGELLKELECFGLSLSNWINSHTSYIESLNGWLQNCILEPRERSKNRKPFSPRRALAPPIFVLSRDWCAGIKAFPYQELSHAVKYFVSNLHRTIDQQDKELHEKYNSVVASTSGETKSKSNDEGEDDSSRLCYIHESLTKLVHQLTKFSEASLKVYEDIRQKVEAAQTAYHSCKSIRTGKIQS; from the exons ATGAAAATGGGTTGTGTGAACTCCAAAACTGATAAAAATGAAGCCTTGCGTCTTTGCAAGGAACGAAAGAGGTTGATCAAGGTGGCTATTGATTCCAGACACGCTCTTGCTGCTGCACACTTATCTTACATTCGATCTCTTCGAAACATTGGCGTTGCTCTTCGACGATACGCTGAGGCAGAGATGCTGTTAGAGTCCTCCCTTTCGGTTTCAGACCACACACCATCTCAATCTACTTacccttctccttctccatcGGAGTCGCCATCGAACAATGAGAGTCACCATCACGTGAGTTACATGAACACAGGTGGCTGTGAAGCTGTAACTGTCATGATCAATCCCCACGCTGAAAACCTTTTGGTCGATGAAGCCTTTGAGAGTGATGCCTCTTGGGATTTCTTTGATGCTGCCGATAGTGCTAAGAGTTCTGAGTTTACGGGGCATGCTAGTCACtacaaggatgaagaagaaactgaTTCGTTCTTGGATGCGTCGAGAGGAAATGACTATTGCAGTTTGTCTGTGGAATGTTGTAAACAAAAGGGTTGTGGAGAAATGAGGCAATCAGAGTCATCAACTGATGTGGGTATTGTTGGACGGTTGAGCTCAAAGAACAATAAGAATGTAGCTGTGAACACTGAGATGGAAGATCCTTCTGAGTTCATCAGTCACAGGGCTAAAGATTTTCTTTCTAGCGTGAAGGTTATAGGGCATCGGTTTGTTCGAGCTTCTGAATCTGGTAGGGAGGTCTCGAGGCTATTGGAGGCAAACAAATTAAAG TCATCTACCACGATTTTTCTTGCGGCTTTTATCTTGGCTTGCTTCAGTGAAAATGCCATACCTGCTATTTCCCAAG AACCTGCACAAAAGATTATTAGTTGGAAGCGGACAGAATCTTCTCAATCAGGCTCAATCAGAAACCCTTTAGTTAAAACATCAAAGACATATATGGATGATAGTGGAAGTGACTTTTTTGAAGAACCCTGCATGATTGCTGGAAGCCATTCCTGCACCCTTGAAAGATTGTATGCTTGGGAGAGAAAACTTTATGATGAAGTAAAG GCAGGTGAATTCATAAGGAAGAAGTTTGATCGAAAATGTGATCAGCTAAGGCATCAATTTGCAAAAGATGAAAGCAGTAGAGTGATTGACAAAACACGATCCATAGTGAAGGATCTGTATTCTCGGATAACAGTAGCTATCTATTCTGCTGATTTAATATCTAAACGAATTGAGATGATAAGAGATGAAGAATTGTTCCCACAACTTTTGGAACTTACTCAAGG GTTGATGAGGATGTGGAAGGCTATGCTTGAATGCCATCATGCACAATACATTACTATGTCATTGGCTTATCATTCAAGGAGCTCAATGAGGAGCTTGGAAGGAGATACACGAAGAGAGATAACGGGTGAGCTACTAAAAGAGCTTGAGTGCTTTGGTTTAAGCTTGTCTAACTGGATCAATAGCCACACTTCATACATTGAATCTCTCAATGGATGGCTACAAAACTGTATACTAGAACCAAGGGAACGTTCCAAGAACAGAAAGCCATTCTCCCCTCGTCGTGCTTTGGCCCCACCAATATTTGTTCTCTCTCGAGATTGGTGTGCTGGGATTAAGGCTTTTCCCTATCAGGAACTAAGTCATGCAGTAAAGTACTTTGTATCTAATCTTCATCGCACGATAGACCAGCAAGATAAAGAGCtccatgaaaaatataattcagtTGTTGCAAGCACTAGTGGAGAAACCAAGAGCAAAAGTAATGATGAGGGTGAAGATGACTCTTCACGTTTGTGTTACATACATGAAAGTTTAACCAAGCTTGTTCATCAACTCACTAAATTTTCTGAGGCATCATTGAAGGTGTACGAGGATATCAGACAGAAAGTTGAAGCAGCTCAAACTGCGTATCACAGTTGCAAGTCCATCAGGACTGGCAAAATTCAATCCTAA
- the LOC108328022 gene encoding protein ALTERED PHOSPHATE STARVATION RESPONSE 1 isoform X1, with translation MKMGCVNSKTDKNEALRLCKERKRLIKVAIDSRHALAAAHLSYIRSLRNIGVALRRYAEAEMLLESSLSVSDHTPSQSTYPSPSPSESPSNNESHHHVSYMNTGGCEAVTVMINPHAENLLVDEAFESDASWDFFDAADSAKSSEFTGHASHYKDEEETDSFLDASRGNDYCSLSVECCKQKGCGEMRQSESSTDVGIVGRLSSKNNKNVAVNTEMEDPSEFISHRAKDFLSSVKVIGHRFVRASESGREVSRLLEANKLKVGFSEQKGKSSTTIFLAAFILACFSENAIPAISQEPAQKIISWKRTESSQSGSIRNPLVKTSKTYMDDSGSDFFEEPCMIAGSHSCTLERLYAWERKLYDEVKAGEFIRKKFDRKCDQLRHQFAKDESSRVIDKTRSIVKDLYSRITVAIYSADLISKRIEMIRDEELFPQLLELTQGLMRMWKAMLECHHAQYITMSLAYHSRSSMRSLEGDTRREITGELLKELECFGLSLSNWINSHTSYIESLNGWLQNCILEPRERSKNRKPFSPRRALAPPIFVLSRDWCAGIKAFPYQELSHAVKYFVSNLHRTIDQQDKELHEKYNSVVASTSGETKSKSNDEGEDDSSRLCYIHESLTKLVHQLTKFSEASLKVYEDIRQKVEAAQTAYHSCKSIRTGKIQS, from the exons ATGAAAATGGGTTGTGTGAACTCCAAAACTGATAAAAATGAAGCCTTGCGTCTTTGCAAGGAACGAAAGAGGTTGATCAAGGTGGCTATTGATTCCAGACACGCTCTTGCTGCTGCACACTTATCTTACATTCGATCTCTTCGAAACATTGGCGTTGCTCTTCGACGATACGCTGAGGCAGAGATGCTGTTAGAGTCCTCCCTTTCGGTTTCAGACCACACACCATCTCAATCTACTTacccttctccttctccatcGGAGTCGCCATCGAACAATGAGAGTCACCATCACGTGAGTTACATGAACACAGGTGGCTGTGAAGCTGTAACTGTCATGATCAATCCCCACGCTGAAAACCTTTTGGTCGATGAAGCCTTTGAGAGTGATGCCTCTTGGGATTTCTTTGATGCTGCCGATAGTGCTAAGAGTTCTGAGTTTACGGGGCATGCTAGTCACtacaaggatgaagaagaaactgaTTCGTTCTTGGATGCGTCGAGAGGAAATGACTATTGCAGTTTGTCTGTGGAATGTTGTAAACAAAAGGGTTGTGGAGAAATGAGGCAATCAGAGTCATCAACTGATGTGGGTATTGTTGGACGGTTGAGCTCAAAGAACAATAAGAATGTAGCTGTGAACACTGAGATGGAAGATCCTTCTGAGTTCATCAGTCACAGGGCTAAAGATTTTCTTTCTAGCGTGAAGGTTATAGGGCATCGGTTTGTTCGAGCTTCTGAATCTGGTAGGGAGGTCTCGAGGCTATTGGAGGCAAACAAATTAAAGGTTGGATTTTCTGAGCAAAAAG GGAAGTCATCTACCACGATTTTTCTTGCGGCTTTTATCTTGGCTTGCTTCAGTGAAAATGCCATACCTGCTATTTCCCAAG AACCTGCACAAAAGATTATTAGTTGGAAGCGGACAGAATCTTCTCAATCAGGCTCAATCAGAAACCCTTTAGTTAAAACATCAAAGACATATATGGATGATAGTGGAAGTGACTTTTTTGAAGAACCCTGCATGATTGCTGGAAGCCATTCCTGCACCCTTGAAAGATTGTATGCTTGGGAGAGAAAACTTTATGATGAAGTAAAG GCAGGTGAATTCATAAGGAAGAAGTTTGATCGAAAATGTGATCAGCTAAGGCATCAATTTGCAAAAGATGAAAGCAGTAGAGTGATTGACAAAACACGATCCATAGTGAAGGATCTGTATTCTCGGATAACAGTAGCTATCTATTCTGCTGATTTAATATCTAAACGAATTGAGATGATAAGAGATGAAGAATTGTTCCCACAACTTTTGGAACTTACTCAAGG GTTGATGAGGATGTGGAAGGCTATGCTTGAATGCCATCATGCACAATACATTACTATGTCATTGGCTTATCATTCAAGGAGCTCAATGAGGAGCTTGGAAGGAGATACACGAAGAGAGATAACGGGTGAGCTACTAAAAGAGCTTGAGTGCTTTGGTTTAAGCTTGTCTAACTGGATCAATAGCCACACTTCATACATTGAATCTCTCAATGGATGGCTACAAAACTGTATACTAGAACCAAGGGAACGTTCCAAGAACAGAAAGCCATTCTCCCCTCGTCGTGCTTTGGCCCCACCAATATTTGTTCTCTCTCGAGATTGGTGTGCTGGGATTAAGGCTTTTCCCTATCAGGAACTAAGTCATGCAGTAAAGTACTTTGTATCTAATCTTCATCGCACGATAGACCAGCAAGATAAAGAGCtccatgaaaaatataattcagtTGTTGCAAGCACTAGTGGAGAAACCAAGAGCAAAAGTAATGATGAGGGTGAAGATGACTCTTCACGTTTGTGTTACATACATGAAAGTTTAACCAAGCTTGTTCATCAACTCACTAAATTTTCTGAGGCATCATTGAAGGTGTACGAGGATATCAGACAGAAAGTTGAAGCAGCTCAAACTGCGTATCACAGTTGCAAGTCCATCAGGACTGGCAAAATTCAATCCTAA